One region of Pyramidobacter sp. YE332 genomic DNA includes:
- a CDS encoding DUF3320 domain-containing protein has protein sequence MDEQTAAITLDVQLTPVVNYAQQQNGLPLVRRVAVSNDGEADWEDLEVRLFAAEDFVEPARFGVARLPAGETAEIGDLKLTLRAERLAQLTERVVTTLTAEVWRGERRLASVVKEVTFLAFDEWQGSGYYPELLAAFVTPNHPEIARLMKRASKLLEEWTGSPSFDAYQTQNPNRVLRQAAALYGAIQELNVVYAVPPSSFEATGQRVRLCDAVTGTRMGTCLDLTLLYAACLEAAGLYPLLLLKNDHIFAGVWLEEMTFQDAVKDDPSLVSKRMADGIGEIAVVECTGAAAGKGLTFDEARAAAASEMGGDDPVRLVVDVHRARLAGIRPLPLRVQSDQGWRVEAESRSAAELTAAPEEMVARVPESAGQPAARRPLDARGKKILQWERKLLDLGLRNTLLNLRASRNLIPVLAASLPQLEDALADGRQFTVSPRPQEWRLPEGAARSLEPLPELPLSRDLLHSEYQNGRLRSLMNETELQHAVKELYRAAKVSLEENGANSLYLSLGLLRWYETERSERPRYAPLVLLPAEIVRKAANKGYGLRLRDEEPVMNVTLLEMLKQNFGIVIDGLDPLPADGHGADVVRVFTAVRRAVMQQKRWDVVESAFVGIFSFSRFVMWNDIRNRMDDLEKNKVVRSLMDGKLSWEAAPMEAPRELDEAGLLLPLPVDSSQLYAIKSAVAGETFVLHGPPGTGKSQTITGLIVNALAQGKTVLFVAEKMAALSVVQKRLRKLGLDPFCLELHSNKARKKDVLEQLRAAAEAGRAQKTPIYAQKAEQAARLRSELAEYPRRLHEKRASGLSVYEMINAYEPLADADDAGIRLEYSRTSAWTANDLQRNESLLGRLAAAARAVGHPCGHPLRLVGETEYSQRLRSQLPSLAEDYRARLDALEESARSFAARLGRDAPRLKKEYEQLRDVAAELSQWREWPRRWAADGDAGAYLRGVQEMARHALAAGECGGELLKAYRPAFLEQDGEALRGEWNEIQRKWLLPRLLAESGFVKKISSYAFLKRGKEDVPGDLDRLNAYRAEMASAARLRREYAPGLESLDRGGDTDWRRVADMARKAEQSALRLDGLNGGAALRQRHAADPESQRAAAELLALWRELETSRGALDELLRTEDPPDGGDWLAALKDLCAALLNNADALRDWILWNSLCEEAEDAGLGPVVSACRNGLEHDKALPAYRKACLRNLIEDAVDGDSVLNRFSGAVFGEKIAQIKGLIDELSRLASAEACAVLAARVPDFAREASQNSELGILQRAIRSGGRNLSIRRLFEQLPNLLPRLCPCMLMSPISAAQYLDPRREMFDLVVFDEASQLTTSKAVGALARGRNAVIVGDPKQMPPTSFFMTNLDDREEDPEVADLTSILDDCLALGMPETHLLWHYRSRHESLIAFSNNRFYENKLCTFPSANDRVSKVSFVKIGGTFDRGGSRTNRAEAEAVVAEVIRRAKDPARRRESVGVVTFNISQQNLVDDLFEEARGQDPELEKWYQESEEPLFIKNLENVQGDERDVILFSVGFGADREGRVSMNFGPVNQAGGWRRLNVAVSRSRAEMMVFSSLEPEQIDLTRTASEGVAALKAFLQYARSGYLPLKASAAGTAAPHEPDGVAAEICARLNECGYETARQVGHSKFRVDIGVVDPDQPGEYLLGVLLDGGAYRDARMVREREISQIGVLKGLGWTIERLWTMDWWDNRKRELDRLLRRIEACRAARREEREAKRRAAEEAAKAEAEAAVRRAAENGEDAAIPAECAVAADGGGPERTGKADPSPQTDAAAEKTTTAPRTAGRPYRPALLPEKKLTTAEFAEPRNEKLLRGRVEAIVRTEAPISAKLLTRRLLQSLGMSRLGPRAQKRLDELLTSMKLQTTEREGVVWYWHSGQDPDTYAGFRVSGAGRARRDAADVPAQEAANALCEVLREQIALPEEDLLRETAKKLGSSRAGASARNAAAAGLPLAVSRGLTAPDRNGCWTLK, from the coding sequence ATGGACGAACAAACGGCGGCAATCACACTGGACGTGCAGCTGACGCCCGTCGTCAACTACGCGCAGCAGCAGAACGGCCTGCCCCTTGTGCGCCGCGTCGCCGTGAGCAATGACGGCGAGGCGGATTGGGAAGATCTGGAAGTGCGCCTTTTCGCGGCGGAGGATTTCGTCGAGCCGGCGAGATTCGGCGTCGCGCGGCTTCCGGCCGGCGAGACCGCGGAGATCGGCGACCTCAAACTCACGCTCAGGGCCGAGCGTCTCGCGCAGCTGACGGAGCGCGTCGTCACGACGCTGACGGCGGAAGTATGGCGGGGAGAGCGCCGTCTGGCTTCCGTCGTGAAAGAAGTGACCTTCCTGGCCTTCGACGAGTGGCAGGGAAGCGGCTACTATCCCGAGCTGCTGGCGGCCTTCGTCACGCCCAACCATCCCGAGATCGCCCGACTCATGAAGCGCGCTTCGAAGCTGCTGGAAGAATGGACGGGCAGCCCTTCGTTTGACGCGTATCAGACGCAGAATCCCAACCGCGTGCTCCGGCAGGCGGCCGCTCTGTACGGCGCGATTCAGGAGCTGAACGTCGTCTACGCCGTGCCGCCGTCGAGTTTCGAAGCGACGGGACAGCGCGTGCGCCTCTGCGACGCGGTGACAGGAACGCGGATGGGCACCTGCCTTGACCTGACGCTGCTCTACGCGGCCTGCCTCGAGGCGGCGGGATTGTATCCGCTGCTCCTGCTCAAGAACGATCATATTTTCGCTGGCGTCTGGCTGGAGGAGATGACCTTCCAGGACGCGGTCAAGGACGATCCGTCGCTGGTGAGCAAGCGCATGGCCGACGGCATCGGCGAGATCGCCGTGGTGGAATGCACCGGCGCCGCCGCCGGGAAAGGCCTGACCTTCGACGAAGCCCGCGCCGCCGCCGCGTCGGAAATGGGCGGCGACGATCCCGTGCGTCTCGTCGTCGACGTGCACCGCGCCCGCCTGGCGGGGATCCGCCCGCTGCCGCTGCGCGTGCAGAGCGATCAGGGCTGGCGCGTGGAAGCCGAATCCCGTTCCGCCGCGGAGCTGACCGCCGCGCCGGAAGAGATGGTGGCGCGCGTCCCCGAAAGCGCCGGACAACCGGCGGCACGGCGGCCGCTGGACGCGCGCGGAAAGAAAATCTTGCAGTGGGAACGCAAGCTGCTCGATCTGGGGCTGCGCAACACGCTGCTCAACCTGCGCGCCTCCAGGAATCTGATCCCCGTGCTGGCCGCGTCGCTGCCGCAGCTCGAAGACGCGCTCGCCGACGGACGGCAGTTCACCGTCTCGCCGCGCCCGCAGGAGTGGCGTCTTCCCGAGGGGGCGGCGCGCAGCCTGGAACCGCTGCCGGAGCTGCCGCTTTCCCGGGATCTGCTGCATTCGGAATACCAGAACGGGCGGCTGCGCTCGCTGATGAACGAGACCGAGCTGCAGCACGCCGTCAAAGAACTGTACCGCGCCGCCAAAGTCTCGCTCGAGGAAAACGGCGCCAACAGCCTGTATTTATCGCTGGGGCTGCTGCGCTGGTACGAGACCGAGCGCAGCGAACGCCCGCGTTACGCGCCGCTGGTCCTGCTGCCGGCGGAGATCGTGCGCAAGGCCGCCAACAAGGGCTACGGCCTGCGTCTGCGCGACGAGGAGCCGGTCATGAACGTGACGCTGCTGGAGATGCTCAAGCAGAATTTCGGCATCGTCATCGACGGCCTCGACCCGCTGCCGGCCGACGGACACGGCGCCGACGTCGTGCGCGTCTTCACCGCCGTGCGCCGCGCCGTGATGCAGCAGAAACGCTGGGACGTGGTCGAGTCGGCCTTCGTGGGCATTTTCTCGTTCTCGCGCTTCGTGATGTGGAACGACATCCGCAACCGCATGGACGATCTCGAAAAGAACAAAGTCGTACGAAGCCTGATGGACGGCAAACTGAGCTGGGAAGCCGCGCCCATGGAGGCGCCGCGGGAGCTTGACGAGGCCGGACTGCTGCTGCCGCTGCCGGTGGACTCGTCGCAGCTTTACGCCATCAAGTCGGCCGTCGCGGGCGAGACCTTCGTGCTGCACGGGCCGCCCGGCACCGGCAAGTCGCAGACCATCACGGGACTGATCGTCAACGCGCTGGCGCAGGGCAAGACCGTGCTCTTCGTCGCCGAGAAGATGGCGGCGCTGTCGGTCGTGCAGAAACGCCTGCGCAAATTGGGGCTCGATCCGTTCTGCCTCGAACTCCATTCCAACAAAGCCCGCAAAAAAGACGTGCTCGAACAGCTGCGCGCCGCGGCCGAAGCCGGACGCGCGCAGAAAACCCCGATCTACGCGCAAAAAGCCGAACAGGCCGCGCGGCTGCGCTCCGAACTGGCGGAGTATCCCCGCCGTCTGCACGAAAAGCGCGCTTCGGGCCTTTCCGTTTACGAGATGATCAACGCCTACGAGCCGCTGGCCGACGCCGACGACGCCGGCATCCGTCTCGAATATTCGCGTACCTCCGCCTGGACGGCGAACGATCTGCAGCGCAACGAGTCGCTGCTTGGCCGCCTTGCCGCCGCGGCGCGCGCGGTCGGCCATCCCTGCGGCCATCCGCTGCGCCTCGTCGGCGAGACGGAATATTCGCAGCGCCTGCGCAGCCAACTGCCGTCGCTGGCCGAAGATTATCGGGCGCGCCTCGATGCGTTGGAAGAATCGGCGCGGTCTTTCGCGGCGCGACTGGGGCGGGACGCGCCGCGTCTGAAAAAGGAATACGAACAACTCCGCGACGTCGCCGCCGAACTGTCGCAGTGGCGGGAATGGCCGCGCCGCTGGGCCGCGGACGGCGACGCCGGAGCGTATCTGCGCGGCGTGCAGGAAATGGCCCGGCACGCTCTTGCGGCGGGAGAATGCGGCGGCGAACTGCTCAAGGCGTATCGCCCCGCCTTCCTCGAACAGGACGGCGAGGCCCTGCGCGGCGAGTGGAACGAAATCCAGCGGAAGTGGCTGCTGCCGCGCCTGCTGGCCGAATCGGGCTTTGTGAAAAAAATTTCGTCCTATGCGTTCCTCAAACGCGGCAAAGAAGATGTGCCCGGAGATCTCGACCGGCTGAACGCCTACCGCGCCGAAATGGCGAGCGCCGCCCGGCTTCGTCGGGAGTACGCCCCCGGCCTCGAATCGCTCGACCGCGGCGGGGACACGGACTGGCGGCGCGTGGCCGATATGGCTCGAAAGGCCGAGCAAAGCGCGCTCCGTCTCGACGGATTGAACGGCGGCGCGGCGCTGCGGCAGCGGCACGCCGCCGATCCCGAATCGCAGCGGGCGGCCGCGGAACTGCTGGCGCTCTGGCGGGAACTGGAAACGTCGCGCGGCGCGCTCGACGAACTGCTGCGCACGGAAGATCCTCCCGACGGCGGCGACTGGCTCGCGGCGCTGAAAGACCTCTGCGCCGCCCTGCTCAACAACGCCGACGCTCTGCGCGACTGGATCCTCTGGAACAGCCTGTGCGAAGAGGCCGAAGACGCCGGACTGGGGCCCGTCGTCTCGGCCTGCCGAAACGGGCTGGAACATGACAAGGCGTTGCCCGCCTACCGCAAAGCCTGCCTGCGCAACCTCATCGAGGACGCCGTCGACGGCGATTCCGTGCTGAACCGCTTTTCCGGCGCGGTTTTCGGTGAAAAAATCGCCCAGATCAAGGGACTGATCGACGAGCTGTCGCGGCTGGCCAGCGCCGAAGCCTGCGCCGTTCTGGCCGCCCGAGTCCCCGACTTCGCGCGCGAAGCCTCGCAGAACTCCGAACTGGGCATCTTGCAGCGCGCCATCCGCTCCGGCGGGCGCAACCTCAGCATCCGACGCCTCTTCGAACAGCTGCCCAACCTGCTGCCGCGCCTGTGCCCCTGCATGCTCATGAGCCCGATCTCGGCCGCCCAGTATCTCGACCCGCGGCGCGAGATGTTCGACCTCGTCGTCTTCGACGAAGCGTCGCAGCTCACCACCAGCAAGGCCGTCGGCGCGCTGGCCCGCGGAAGGAACGCCGTGATCGTCGGCGATCCCAAGCAGATGCCGCCCACCAGTTTTTTCATGACCAATCTCGACGACCGCGAGGAAGACCCCGAAGTGGCCGACCTCACCAGCATCCTCGACGACTGTCTGGCGCTCGGCATGCCGGAAACGCACCTGCTCTGGCACTACCGCAGCCGCCACGAAAGCCTGATCGCCTTCAGCAACAATCGGTTCTACGAGAACAAACTCTGCACGTTCCCGTCGGCAAACGACCGCGTTTCGAAGGTGAGCTTCGTCAAGATCGGCGGCACGTTCGACCGCGGCGGTTCCAGGACCAACCGCGCCGAGGCCGAAGCCGTCGTGGCCGAAGTGATCCGCCGCGCCAAGGACCCGGCGCGGCGCCGCGAAAGCGTCGGCGTCGTCACCTTCAACATCTCGCAGCAGAACCTCGTCGACGACCTGTTCGAAGAGGCCCGCGGCCAAGATCCCGAACTGGAAAAGTGGTATCAGGAGTCCGAAGAGCCGCTGTTCATCAAGAACCTCGAGAACGTGCAGGGCGACGAGCGCGACGTGATCCTGTTCTCGGTCGGCTTTGGCGCCGACCGCGAAGGGCGCGTGAGCATGAACTTCGGCCCCGTCAATCAGGCCGGCGGCTGGCGGCGGCTCAACGTCGCCGTGTCGCGCTCGCGCGCCGAGATGATGGTGTTCTCGTCGCTGGAACCGGAGCAGATCGACCTGACCCGCACTGCCTCGGAAGGCGTGGCGGCGCTGAAGGCGTTCCTCCAATACGCCCGCAGCGGTTATCTGCCGTTGAAAGCTTCCGCCGCTGGAACAGCCGCGCCGCACGAGCCCGACGGCGTCGCCGCCGAGATCTGCGCGCGGCTGAACGAATGCGGCTACGAGACGGCGCGCCAGGTCGGACATTCCAAATTCCGCGTCGACATCGGCGTCGTCGATCCCGATCAGCCCGGCGAATACCTGCTGGGCGTTCTGCTCGACGGCGGCGCGTACCGCGACGCCCGCATGGTGCGCGAGCGCGAGATCTCCCAGATCGGCGTGCTGAAGGGCCTGGGCTGGACGATCGAGCGCCTCTGGACCATGGACTGGTGGGACAACAGGAAGCGCGAGCTCGATCGCCTGCTGCGCCGCATCGAAGCGTGCCGCGCCGCCCGCCGCGAAGAGCGCGAAGCCAAACGCCGCGCCGCGGAGGAAGCCGCGAAGGCCGAAGCCGAAGCGGCCGTGCGCCGCGCCGCTGAAAACGGAGAAGACGCGGCGATCCCCGCAGAATGTGCCGTCGCGGCCGATGGCGGCGGACCGGAGCGCACAGGAAAGGCGGATCCTTCGCCGCAGACAGATGCCGCTGCCGAAAAAACGACGACGGCTCCGCGAACGGCCGGCCGGCCGTACCGCCCCGCGCTGTTGCCCGAGAAAAAACTCACGACGGCCGAATTCGCCGAGCCGCGCAACGAAAAATTATTGCGCGGCCGCGTCGAGGCCATCGTGCGCACCGAAGCCCCTATCTCCGCAAAACTGCTGACACGACGCCTGCTGCAAAGCCTCGGCATGAGCCGCCTCGGGCCGCGCGCGCAGAAGCGCCTCGACGAACTGCTGACGTCGATGAAATTGCAAACGACCGAGCGCGAGGGCGTCGTCTGGTACTGGCACAGCGGGCAGGATCCCGATACATACGCGGGATTCCGCGTCAGCGGCGCCGGCCGCGCCAGGCGCGACGCCGCCGACGTGCCCGCGCAGGAGGCGGCCAACGCCCTTTGCGAAGTGCTGCGCGAACAGATCGCCCTGCCCGAGGAAGACCTGCTGCGCGAAACGGCGAAAAAACTCGGTTCCTCCCGCGCCGGCGCTTCCGCGCGAAACGCCGCGGCCGCCGGACTGCCCCTCGCCGTTTCCCGCGGGCTGACCGCGCCGGACCGCAACGGCTGCTGGACGCTGAAATAA
- a CDS encoding IS1634 family transposase, whose translation MSFRIKLMKNKGRLYAAIVEETYNPLIKRSSGKTIRTYGDLNKRRLTEPDIDERIQADLAELRANADLAERLKAQTLKDQVATCAPNNKPDCAGIYNYGIALYRRLWERLGLDVWFKQYRRNHRLKFDFDLAAFFLAALRILAPCSKKRTHEYRGNFVFDFSSLTQADLYETLGLLSGSKDVLIRNVNKGIADIYERTMTVALYDCTTFYFESFDSDELRARGMSKENRTNEVQVVMGLLVDADGIPLDYELFRGNTSEIKTLLQVVRKHKVNSGLGKVTVVADRGLNCKLNLQHLAEEGFDYIVAQSISRLKKDVKERVLSEENWEHSERFHEDVFKMKRLDARADPERDAGIIVTWSLKRHHHDLDVLEELWTKGKELVAKGASAVETSMKHGSRQFLKSKKGKKGEYEVNTSLYEKRKKQAGFYVIATSNKDASPQEIFANLRRLWRVEECFRVLKSNLDARPVFVWTPEHIRGHFLVCYLALVLERLSCHLIRMKGIRDISPHKLVELMRQQNVTVLSGRARSTPISLRLGHDGSTPERKNADIASADAVMQIFGIAPVNMMEAYPDLKNKLACRLPFAAREATGGIIRRSRG comes from the coding sequence ATGAGTTTCCGAATCAAACTGATGAAAAACAAGGGCAGACTTTACGCGGCCATCGTCGAGGAGACTTACAATCCTCTCATCAAACGCAGTTCCGGAAAAACGATCCGCACGTACGGCGACCTGAACAAACGCCGCCTCACAGAGCCGGACATCGACGAAAGAATTCAGGCGGATCTTGCTGAGTTGAGGGCAAACGCAGATCTTGCAGAACGCCTCAAAGCGCAGACGCTTAAGGATCAGGTCGCAACATGTGCACCCAACAATAAACCGGACTGTGCGGGCATTTATAACTACGGCATCGCCCTTTACCGCAGATTATGGGAACGCCTTGGGCTGGACGTCTGGTTCAAACAGTATCGACGCAATCACCGACTCAAGTTCGACTTCGACCTTGCCGCATTCTTCCTCGCCGCACTGCGCATTCTGGCGCCTTGTTCGAAAAAACGGACGCACGAATACCGCGGGAACTTTGTCTTCGATTTCTCTTCCCTCACCCAGGCGGACCTTTACGAAACTCTCGGGCTCCTGAGCGGGAGCAAGGATGTCCTGATACGTAACGTCAACAAGGGGATCGCGGATATCTACGAGCGAACGATGACTGTCGCGCTTTACGACTGCACCACGTTTTACTTCGAGAGTTTTGATTCCGACGAACTTCGCGCGCGCGGGATGTCCAAGGAGAACCGCACGAATGAGGTGCAGGTGGTGATGGGACTGCTCGTTGACGCCGACGGCATCCCTCTTGACTATGAGCTGTTCCGCGGTAACACGTCGGAGATCAAGACCCTGCTGCAGGTCGTCCGGAAGCACAAGGTAAATTCCGGACTGGGGAAAGTCACGGTCGTCGCGGATCGCGGGCTCAACTGCAAGCTCAACTTGCAGCACCTTGCGGAAGAGGGTTTTGATTACATCGTGGCCCAGAGCATCAGTCGGCTGAAAAAGGACGTGAAGGAGCGGGTTCTTTCCGAGGAGAACTGGGAGCACAGCGAACGGTTCCACGAGGACGTGTTCAAGATGAAGCGTCTGGACGCCAGAGCGGATCCCGAACGTGACGCAGGCATCATCGTCACTTGGTCGCTGAAACGGCACCACCATGACCTGGACGTTCTGGAGGAATTGTGGACGAAGGGGAAAGAACTGGTCGCGAAGGGAGCCTCAGCCGTCGAGACATCCATGAAACACGGCTCAAGACAGTTTCTGAAGAGCAAGAAAGGGAAGAAAGGCGAATACGAGGTGAACACCTCTCTCTACGAAAAGCGTAAAAAGCAGGCGGGTTTCTACGTCATCGCCACCTCCAACAAGGACGCCTCCCCGCAGGAGATCTTCGCGAACCTGCGCCGGCTTTGGCGCGTCGAGGAATGTTTTCGAGTACTCAAGAGCAACCTCGATGCCAGGCCGGTTTTCGTCTGGACGCCGGAACACATCCGCGGGCACTTCCTCGTCTGTTACCTTGCGCTGGTTCTGGAACGTCTTTCCTGTCACCTCATCCGCATGAAGGGCATCAGAGACATCTCGCCTCACAAGCTCGTTGAACTCATGCGCCAGCAGAACGTCACCGTCCTGAGCGGCAGAGCCAGGAGCACGCCCATCAGCCTTCGACTGGGACACGACGGCAGCACGCCGGAGAGAAAGAACGCGGACATCGCGTCGGCCGACGCCGTGATGCAGATATTTGGAATCGCACCCGTCAATATGATGGAAGCCTATCCCGATCTCAAGAACAAACTCGCTTGTCGACTGCCTTTTGCTGCACGGGAGGCGACAGGAGGGATTATCCGTAGATCTCGCGGTTGA
- a CDS encoding ATP-binding cassette domain-containing protein: MEDIVLQATGLKKSFGHVRALTDGSLKLRRGEIMALVGDNGAGKSTLIKCLSGVLTPDAGAIETGGKRYGRLTVPLARALGVAVVYQDLALVDHLDVAANIWLGAEPLKWGFFLDRARMIADAEKLLARLSVRLTARGVPVGALSGGQRQAVAVVRAIAQGGRVLIMDEPTAAMGLRESSHLLEVMSQLREQGLTLLCISHNLPQILQIADRVTVLRRGVTIREEPARGLDPLKLAGWMSGALS, translated from the coding sequence GTGGAAGACATCGTGCTGCAGGCGACGGGGCTGAAAAAGTCGTTCGGCCACGTGCGGGCGCTGACGGACGGCTCGTTGAAACTGCGCCGCGGCGAGATCATGGCGTTGGTGGGCGACAACGGCGCGGGAAAATCGACGCTGATCAAATGCCTTTCCGGCGTGCTGACGCCCGACGCCGGCGCGATCGAAACCGGCGGCAAACGCTACGGACGCCTGACGGTGCCTCTGGCGCGCGCCCTCGGCGTGGCCGTGGTCTATCAGGATCTGGCGCTGGTCGACCATCTGGACGTAGCCGCCAACATCTGGCTGGGCGCGGAGCCGCTGAAATGGGGATTTTTTCTCGACCGTGCGCGCATGATCGCCGACGCGGAAAAACTGCTGGCGCGGCTGTCCGTCCGCCTCACCGCGCGCGGCGTGCCGGTGGGCGCCCTTTCCGGCGGTCAGCGCCAGGCCGTGGCCGTCGTGCGGGCCATCGCGCAGGGGGGGCGCGTCCTGATCATGGACGAGCCGACCGCCGCCATGGGGCTGCGCGAATCGTCCCATCTGCTGGAGGTCATGTCGCAGCTGCGCGAGCAGGGGCTGACGCTGTTGTGCATCAGTCATAACCTGCCGCAGATTTTGCAGATCGCCGACCGCGTCACGGTGCTCCGCCGCGGCGTGACGATTCGCGAGGAGCCGGCGCGCGGCCTGGATCCTCTGAAGCTGGCTGGGTGGATGTCGGGAGCGCTGTCATGA
- a CDS encoding ABC transporter permease — protein MTFMKRHLQQFALAGVILLFGALFCATSPYFWDADNLRNILDQSTVNVVAGLGMTLVLTSGVTDLSVGSAAALTGVLTALAMKAGAPAWAGCALALLCGLGVGLWNSLIIVRVGVNPFMGTLTSMSVFSGLALVITQASPVYGLPPAFTWIGRGRIGGMPASVLIAAALFALIFILYYGTRCGVYVSTLGVNAEALRRCGVNDRRWRTGTFCACSLCAAVASILITARLNCAEPLAGAAMNLDAIATSVLGGTAPRGGRAALFGTALAGVLLALVKNGLTMWSVSSYYQELAVGVIILVSIVLSEARRG, from the coding sequence ATGACCTTCATGAAAAGACATCTGCAGCAGTTCGCGCTGGCCGGCGTGATCCTGCTTTTCGGCGCGCTGTTTTGCGCCACGTCGCCCTATTTCTGGGACGCCGACAATCTGCGCAACATCCTCGACCAGAGCACGGTGAACGTCGTCGCCGGTCTGGGCATGACACTGGTCCTCACGTCCGGCGTCACCGATCTGTCGGTCGGTTCCGCCGCGGCGCTGACGGGCGTGCTGACGGCGCTGGCGATGAAGGCGGGAGCGCCCGCGTGGGCGGGCTGCGCGCTGGCGCTGCTGTGCGGCCTCGGCGTCGGCCTGTGGAACTCGCTGATCATCGTGCGCGTGGGCGTCAATCCCTTCATGGGCACGCTGACGTCGATGTCAGTCTTTTCCGGACTGGCGCTGGTGATCACGCAGGCGTCGCCGGTGTACGGCCTGCCGCCGGCATTCACGTGGATCGGCCGCGGGCGGATCGGCGGCATGCCGGCGTCGGTGCTGATTGCCGCGGCGCTGTTCGCGCTGATCTTCATCCTCTATTACGGCACGCGGTGCGGCGTGTACGTCAGCACGCTGGGCGTCAACGCCGAGGCGCTGCGTCGTTGCGGTGTGAACGACCGGCGCTGGCGGACCGGGACGTTCTGCGCGTGCAGTCTCTGCGCCGCCGTGGCGTCGATCCTGATCACGGCGCGGCTGAACTGCGCCGAGCCGCTGGCGGGCGCGGCCATGAACCTCGACGCCATCGCCACGTCGGTGTTGGGAGGAACGGCCCCGCGGGGCGGACGGGCGGCGCTTTTCGGCACGGCGCTGGCGGGCGTGCTGCTGGCGCTCGTCAAAAACGGGCTGACGATGTGGAGCGTCTCTTCGTATTATCAGGAGCTGGCGGTGGGCGTGATCATCCTCGTCTCGATCGTGCTTTCCGAGGCGCGCCGCGGCTGA
- a CDS encoding substrate-binding domain-containing protein: MKKFFVLFLCLCAFAASLNAAENPMVLSSIAKLEEQLAPLPELTGKERVGVLVTSLSNPYWVTMKERYGEWAEKMGVAVEVMAPATDKDPRAQLDLFEAMIARQYDAIIVTPLDGMNLVPGVLKANEKKVPVVCSGPAVSAEGLAQAGAKMDGWISAAFLEQGRLCAEDMAKKLPAGSSVAVIEGKPGAMQSRLRREGAIAAFEAAGMKVVAVQAGNWDRNEAYNIATNMVKAHPELKGLYCANDVMALAAVDAFEVAGIKGVMVYGTDFIPQAKEAIAAGRLTGSTTFSQAAWTRGALIYTLKLSKGLSVPERLGIPITLVTSENINNFESWK; this comes from the coding sequence ATGAAAAAGTTTTTCGTTCTGTTCCTGTGTCTGTGCGCTTTCGCCGCGTCTCTGAACGCGGCGGAGAACCCGATGGTGCTGTCTTCCATCGCCAAACTGGAAGAGCAGCTCGCGCCGCTGCCCGAACTGACGGGCAAGGAGCGCGTCGGCGTGCTGGTGACGTCGCTTTCCAACCCCTACTGGGTGACGATGAAGGAACGCTACGGCGAGTGGGCTGAAAAGATGGGCGTCGCCGTCGAGGTGATGGCGCCCGCGACCGACAAGGACCCGCGCGCGCAGCTCGATCTGTTCGAGGCGATGATCGCCCGCCAGTACGACGCCATTATCGTCACGCCGCTGGACGGCATGAATCTGGTACCGGGTGTGCTCAAGGCCAACGAGAAGAAGGTCCCCGTAGTCTGCTCCGGTCCTGCCGTGAGCGCCGAGGGGCTGGCCCAGGCCGGCGCGAAGATGGACGGCTGGATCTCCGCCGCCTTCCTCGAGCAGGGACGCCTCTGCGCCGAAGACATGGCCAAAAAACTGCCGGCCGGTTCTTCCGTGGCGGTGATCGAGGGCAAACCGGGCGCCATGCAGAGCCGCCTGCGCCGCGAGGGCGCGATTGCGGCTTTCGAAGCCGCGGGCATGAAGGTCGTCGCCGTGCAGGCCGGCAACTGGGACCGCAACGAAGCTTACAACATCGCCACGAATATGGTCAAGGCGCATCCCGAATTGAAGGGGCTGTACTGCGCTAACGACGTGATGGCGCTCGCTGCCGTCGACGCGTTCGAAGTGGCCGGAATCAAGGGCGTGATGGTCTACGGCACAGACTTCATCCCGCAGGCAAAAGAAGCGATTGCCGCCGGACGTCTGACGGGCTCGACGACGTTCTCGCAGGCGGCCTGGACGCGCGGCGCGCTGATCTACACGCTGAAGCTGAGCAAGGGGCTGTCCGTGCCGGAACGCCTCGGCATTCCCATCACGCTGGTCACGTCGGAGAACATCAATAATTTCGAAAGCTGGAAATAG